A genomic region of Halobacteriovorax sp. JY17 contains the following coding sequences:
- a CDS encoding ChaN family lipoprotein produces MKKIILCLLFSLSSLANIVSIYKTETKSFISYENFINELNDSGYIVLGEFHNFENIQTAQARIIKDKTLSSNSTESVQIMWEFINHTDQESINTKFNAFVNGRTNSVSFVSEIAGKQNISYAPIMEVAKEFNSAPIALNLPRELKKKVMEGGILAIDPKYIPAHHYVGGDQYRERFSNAMGGHMPPQSFEKYFLAQCLTDSVMSDIANKNELNLNFIIAGSFHTDFFDGTVSRLKEINSSKVTTLKITNNELFDSEFITGSEDFGSYADYIVITE; encoded by the coding sequence AAGAAAATCATTCTCTGCCTACTTTTCTCTTTAAGCTCACTGGCCAATATTGTTTCTATTTATAAGACTGAGACAAAGTCTTTTATTTCTTACGAAAATTTTATAAATGAATTGAATGATAGTGGATATATTGTTCTTGGAGAATTCCATAACTTTGAAAATATTCAAACGGCCCAAGCAAGAATTATCAAAGACAAAACACTTAGCTCAAACTCAACTGAAAGTGTTCAGATCATGTGGGAATTCATTAATCACACTGATCAAGAAAGCATCAACACTAAGTTCAATGCTTTCGTAAATGGAAGAACAAACTCAGTAAGTTTTGTTAGTGAAATTGCTGGAAAACAAAATATTAGTTACGCCCCAATTATGGAAGTTGCCAAAGAGTTTAATAGTGCCCCAATCGCTCTCAATCTTCCTAGAGAATTAAAAAAGAAAGTCATGGAAGGTGGAATTTTGGCCATTGATCCAAAATATATTCCCGCACATCACTATGTCGGCGGCGATCAATATAGAGAGAGATTTTCAAATGCTATGGGTGGGCACATGCCTCCACAATCATTTGAAAAGTATTTTCTTGCTCAATGCTTAACTGATTCTGTTATGTCAGATATTGCCAATAAGAATGAGTTAAATCTAAATTTCATCATTGCAGGATCCTTCCATACAGACTTCTTTGATGGAACAGTTTCTAGATTAAAAGAAATTAATTCAAGCAAGGTTACAACTTTAAAAATTACGAATAATGAACTTTTTGATTCTGAATTTATAACTGGCAGCGAAGATTTCGGAAGCTACGCTGATTACATCGTAATTACTGAATAA
- a CDS encoding hotdog fold thioesterase, which translates to MSIWFQDYDLNSINEMGQKSMTGLLDIQVTKLNTNGLEGTMPVDERTKQPFGLLHGGASCVLAESLGSIASNLVIDSTKFAAVGQSINANHIKSARQGLVTGFCESVHIGKSSHVWEIKIFNEDGGLVCVSRLTMAIINKR; encoded by the coding sequence ATGAGTATTTGGTTTCAAGATTATGATCTAAATTCAATAAATGAGATGGGTCAAAAGAGCATGACAGGACTCTTAGATATACAAGTTACAAAGTTAAATACAAATGGCCTTGAAGGAACAATGCCTGTTGATGAGAGAACTAAGCAACCTTTTGGATTACTACATGGTGGAGCGTCTTGCGTACTAGCTGAAAGCCTAGGAAGTATTGCTTCAAACCTTGTGATTGATAGCACTAAGTTCGCAGCAGTTGGGCAGAGTATAAATGCAAATCATATTAAGAGCGCAAGACAGGGGTTAGTCACGGGGTTTTGCGAATCGGTCCATATCGGAAAGAGCTCTCACGTATGGGAAATTAAAATCTTTAATGAAGATGGTGGACTTGTTTGTGTATCAAGACTAACAATGGCGATCATTAATAAGAGATAA
- the lpxC gene encoding UDP-3-O-acyl-N-acetylglucosamine deacetylase, with the protein MIYQRTIAKKVEVTGIGIHSGKKVTMNLYPAEADYGIQFKRVDLNDAPVLKAEAMSVGATENNTTIGGGVNAVHTVEHLLSVLYGLGINNVFIEIDGPEVPIMDGSGASFVFLLKETGIQTLNKSKKFLVVLEPVTVEVDDKWARIEPASKLIIDSTIVFTHPMIKTQQKSFEFSCENYIKEIGRARTFGLLRDVDMLKRKGLIKGGSLDNAIVLDEFKVVNNEGLRFVDEFVRHKILDTIGDISLLGYEVAGKITTFKSGHNLHNLLCRKLLETPSAYEIVSANSLQREAVEAFDLPQNIFPTFA; encoded by the coding sequence ATGATTTATCAACGCACTATTGCTAAAAAAGTTGAAGTTACTGGTATAGGAATCCACTCAGGTAAGAAGGTTACAATGAACCTTTATCCTGCAGAGGCTGATTACGGTATTCAATTCAAGAGAGTAGACTTAAACGACGCGCCTGTTCTTAAGGCCGAAGCGATGTCTGTGGGTGCGACTGAAAATAACACGACTATTGGTGGCGGTGTAAATGCTGTTCACACTGTAGAACACCTTCTCTCAGTTCTTTACGGACTGGGGATCAATAATGTCTTCATTGAAATTGATGGCCCAGAGGTTCCAATTATGGACGGCTCAGGGGCTTCATTTGTTTTCCTACTTAAAGAAACAGGAATTCAAACACTAAATAAATCTAAGAAATTTCTAGTTGTTCTAGAGCCAGTAACGGTTGAAGTTGACGATAAGTGGGCGCGCATTGAACCTGCATCAAAGCTCATTATTGACTCAACGATTGTATTCACTCACCCAATGATTAAAACTCAGCAAAAGAGTTTTGAGTTCTCTTGTGAGAATTATATTAAAGAAATTGGAAGAGCGAGAACATTTGGACTTCTTCGCGATGTTGATATGCTTAAAAGAAAGGGCCTTATTAAAGGTGGATCTCTCGACAATGCTATCGTTCTTGATGAGTTCAAAGTTGTTAATAACGAAGGTTTAAGATTTGTAGACGAATTTGTTCGTCACAAAATTCTTGATACAATTGGTGACATTAGTCTCCTTGGTTATGAAGTCGCTGGAAAAATTACAACTTTTAAATCCGGTCACAACTTACATAATCTACTATGTAGGAAACTTCTTGAAACTCCTTCTGCCTATGAAATAGTTTCTGCGAACTCACTTCAAAGAGAAGCTGTGGAGGCTTTTGATCTTCCTCAGAATATCTTTCCAACATTCGCATAA
- the ruvB gene encoding Holliday junction branch migration DNA helicase RuvB encodes MTEERVFESNSNTEEKRREVFLRPENFSEYIGQRKVVQNIEVMVESAKIRKQAMDHVLLSGPPGLGKTSLAMIIANSLGSHLHVISGPAIEKKGDLAAILTNLEEGDVLFIDEIHRMNIAVEEILYSAMEDYRLDILIGEGASARTMEIAISPFTLIGATTRSGLLSSPLRDRFMAHLHFDFYEHEELATIVENNSKKLTIGLEGEAKNHIARCSRGTPRIANRILRRVRDFAIIEKKESICESAVAKALDLMEIDEFGLDRMDRKVLEVIHDYYGGGPVGIEALCATLSEDRTTIEDVYEPFLLKEGFLIRTPRGREISEKAKKHLLR; translated from the coding sequence ATGACTGAAGAGAGAGTTTTTGAATCCAATTCTAACACTGAAGAAAAGAGAAGAGAGGTCTTTCTAAGACCTGAGAACTTTTCTGAATATATTGGTCAACGCAAAGTTGTTCAAAATATTGAAGTGATGGTTGAGTCTGCAAAAATAAGAAAACAAGCAATGGATCATGTTCTCCTTTCGGGACCTCCTGGCCTTGGTAAAACATCTCTCGCAATGATTATTGCAAACTCTCTTGGCTCACATCTTCATGTCATTTCTGGACCAGCAATTGAAAAAAAAGGTGACCTTGCAGCGATACTTACAAATTTAGAAGAAGGGGATGTTCTCTTTATTGATGAAATTCATCGAATGAATATAGCTGTTGAGGAGATTCTCTACTCTGCGATGGAAGACTATCGCTTAGATATATTGATAGGTGAGGGAGCTTCTGCCAGAACCATGGAAATTGCCATCTCTCCCTTTACTTTAATTGGTGCGACAACAAGATCGGGATTGCTTTCAAGTCCACTTCGGGATCGTTTTATGGCCCACTTACACTTTGATTTCTATGAGCACGAAGAACTTGCAACGATTGTAGAAAATAACTCAAAGAAATTAACAATAGGTCTGGAGGGGGAAGCAAAGAATCACATCGCAAGATGCTCCAGAGGTACTCCAAGAATTGCTAATAGAATTCTAAGAAGGGTTCGCGATTTCGCAATCATTGAAAAGAAGGAATCGATCTGCGAAAGTGCTGTTGCAAAAGCTCTAGATCTTATGGAAATCGATGAATTTGGTCTAGACCGAATGGATCGAAAAGTTTTAGAGGTTATTCACGATTATTATGGTGGAGGTCCTGTTGGTATCGAAGCTCTTTGTGCTACGTTATCTGAAGACAGAACGACTATTGAAGATGTCTATGAGCCTTTTCTTCTAAAAGAGGGGTTCCTAATCAGAACCCCAAGAGGGCGTGAGATTTCAGAAAAAGCGAAGAAACATTTACTTCGCTAG
- the ruvA gene encoding Holliday junction branch migration protein RuvA, whose translation MIGHLQGEVIFSDGVEAVVLTNSGIGYQVYITQVLPEGRHTSIFISHVIREASEELYGFKTIREKKMFELLTSVKGVGPKSAFSLVGAVGVDQIINSILFDDKKTLTKAPGIGGKAAAQMVLDLQGKISRIKMYSNKSMGIQEMPGVVPVSVEGLIEEAEDNTTVNNQDLIIKDAIMACKELGFKEEKIIPLAQKILATNEITKPEQLVHLVLKEV comes from the coding sequence ATGATAGGACACTTACAAGGTGAAGTAATTTTTAGTGATGGTGTTGAAGCTGTCGTTCTTACAAATTCTGGAATAGGCTATCAAGTTTACATTACGCAAGTTCTTCCTGAGGGAAGGCACACATCTATTTTTATATCCCATGTGATTCGAGAAGCGAGTGAAGAACTCTATGGTTTTAAAACAATTCGCGAAAAGAAAATGTTTGAATTACTTACTAGTGTAAAAGGTGTTGGACCAAAGTCTGCTTTTAGCCTTGTTGGTGCAGTTGGAGTTGATCAAATTATAAACTCCATTCTCTTTGATGATAAGAAGACTTTAACAAAGGCTCCAGGGATTGGCGGTAAAGCCGCAGCTCAAATGGTTCTCGATCTTCAAGGAAAGATTTCTAGAATTAAGATGTATTCAAATAAGTCTATGGGAATTCAGGAAATGCCTGGAGTCGTTCCGGTTTCAGTTGAAGGATTGATCGAAGAGGCCGAAGATAATACTACTGTTAATAACCAAGACTTAATCATTAAAGATGCAATAATGGCCTGTAAAGAACTTGGTTTTAAAGAAGAAAAAATAATCCCTTTGGCCCAGAAAATTTTGGCCACCAATGAAATTACAAAACCTGAACAATTAGTTCATCTTGTCTTAAAAGAAGTGTAA
- the ruvC gene encoding crossover junction endodeoxyribonuclease RuvC codes for MKILGIDPGSRKAGWALIEKNGRKITYLASGTLRYDKIDNFMDRLAVIYNSLEELMNEYAPDEVSVESLIYVKSVTSLAKLAQARGAMLAAVLQTHQGKVFEYSPNLIKSAVSGYGHSDKAAIEKSLRMIFGSIEFSSSDESDALAIALCHSLNTGKVSVQNKSIKSKSRSLKSVFKDRV; via the coding sequence ATGAAAATTCTGGGAATAGATCCAGGCTCAAGAAAAGCGGGATGGGCCTTAATTGAAAAGAATGGCAGAAAGATAACTTATCTAGCCTCTGGAACATTAAGGTATGACAAAATTGATAACTTCATGGACCGCTTAGCGGTTATTTACAACTCTCTCGAAGAGTTAATGAATGAATATGCTCCCGATGAAGTTTCTGTTGAATCTCTCATTTATGTTAAGAGTGTTACATCGTTGGCTAAGCTTGCCCAGGCAAGGGGGGCGATGCTTGCTGCTGTTTTACAAACTCATCAAGGAAAAGTTTTTGAGTATTCTCCCAACTTAATTAAGTCTGCAGTTAGTGGCTATGGGCACTCGGATAAGGCCGCGATAGAGAAATCTCTAAGAATGATTTTTGGAAGTATTGAGTTTAGCTCAAGTGATGAGTCAGATGCTCTTGCAATTGCACTATGCCATTCGCTTAATACAGGAAAAGTTTCAGTTCAAAATAAGAGTATTAAATCAAAATCTAGAAGCTTAAAAAGCGTTTTTAAAGATAGGGTATAA
- a CDS encoding bifunctional 5,10-methylenetetrahydrofolate dehydrogenase/5,10-methenyltetrahydrofolate cyclohydrolase, which produces MVSENTLILKSKPIVRKSLQILAEKSNSLREQGITPCMKVILVGDNPASLIYTRNKKRFMEKFGAECEIIKLPSELTEVDFLARVQSIVSDKNNHGCFIQLPLPKQLAHIDVGELIEPSKDVDGFNKANIMNLYKGEKGERALIPCTPKGIITLCDYYNIELASKRVVVIGRSLIVGKPMSMLLTNHNATVTLCHSKTVNLEEHTKSADIIIVAIGSAKFLKKGHLSDSKKQYIIDVGMNHDEDGKLCGDVDFENVRDYVAGITPVPGGIGPMTILSLAQNLLQAAENRL; this is translated from the coding sequence GTGGTTTCTGAAAACACTCTCATTTTAAAGTCAAAACCCATTGTAAGAAAATCATTACAGATTCTTGCTGAGAAAAGTAATTCTCTTCGTGAACAGGGAATTACTCCATGTATGAAAGTCATTCTTGTAGGGGATAATCCCGCAAGTCTTATTTACACTAGAAACAAGAAGCGCTTCATGGAGAAATTTGGTGCTGAATGCGAGATAATCAAACTTCCAAGTGAGTTAACCGAAGTCGACTTTCTAGCGAGAGTTCAAAGTATTGTCTCTGATAAGAATAATCACGGTTGCTTCATCCAGCTACCGCTACCAAAACAACTTGCTCATATAGATGTTGGTGAACTCATTGAGCCCTCTAAAGACGTAGACGGCTTCAATAAGGCCAATATAATGAATCTCTACAAGGGCGAAAAAGGAGAAAGGGCCTTAATTCCTTGTACTCCTAAGGGAATCATCACTCTATGCGATTACTATAATATAGAACTCGCCTCTAAGAGAGTTGTTGTCATAGGCAGAAGCCTCATTGTTGGAAAACCTATGAGTATGCTTCTTACAAATCACAACGCAACCGTAACTCTTTGCCACTCAAAAACAGTGAACCTTGAAGAGCATACAAAGTCTGCAGATATTATAATTGTGGCAATCGGAAGTGCTAAATTTCTAAAGAAGGGCCATCTCTCAGATTCTAAGAAGCAATACATTATTGACGTTGGCATGAACCACGACGAGGACGGAAAACTCTGTGGCGATGTAGACTTTGAAAACGTAAGAGATTATGTTGCAGGCATTACTCCAGTACCAGGAGGAATTGGGCCTATGACAATTCTCTCTCTGGCCCAAAACCTTTTACAAGCTGCTGAAAACCGCTTATAA
- the gcvT gene encoding glycine cleavage system aminomethyltransferase GcvT: MSLLKTSLHQQHIDLGAKMAGFAGFDMPLQYSSVKEESIAVRSSLGVFDVSHMGEFFVTGPDAISFVDFIITNDFAGAEMEKAVYSPLCREDGTVIDDLIAYKLADEKVLICVNASNIEKDWSWISSKTEGFNIQLEDQSSKYSLLAVQGPKAEEVLKSLEVINDSDNLVYYSAKELTRMNEQIIVARTGYTGEDGFEVFTSHEMAATLWSKLLESGAIPCGLASRDVLRLEVCYPLYGHELNDELTPLDASLKWTVKSSKDKFIGKAALEASTPTKRLVKLSLEKGIPREGYNILNMDDQVIGVITSGTMSVELSKGIALGLVDSDKFPKDKKFKINIRKNNIEANYHTKAFVTGGHK; encoded by the coding sequence ATGAGCCTTTTAAAAACATCTCTACATCAACAACATATCGACTTAGGCGCTAAAATGGCCGGGTTTGCAGGCTTTGATATGCCACTTCAATACTCTTCAGTTAAAGAAGAATCAATTGCAGTTAGATCAAGTCTAGGTGTTTTCGATGTTTCACATATGGGAGAATTCTTTGTTACTGGCCCAGATGCTATAAGCTTTGTTGACTTCATTATTACAAATGATTTCGCAGGTGCCGAGATGGAAAAAGCCGTCTACTCACCACTATGTCGTGAGGATGGAACAGTTATCGATGACCTTATTGCTTACAAGCTCGCCGATGAAAAAGTTTTAATATGTGTAAATGCCTCAAATATAGAAAAAGATTGGAGTTGGATTTCTTCAAAGACTGAAGGATTTAATATTCAATTAGAAGATCAATCTTCCAAGTATTCTCTGCTGGCCGTTCAAGGGCCTAAAGCAGAAGAAGTTCTCAAGTCTCTTGAAGTAATCAACGACTCAGATAATCTTGTTTACTATAGCGCTAAAGAACTCACAAGAATGAATGAGCAAATTATTGTTGCGAGAACTGGCTATACTGGGGAGGATGGTTTTGAAGTCTTCACATCTCATGAGATGGCGGCAACTCTCTGGTCCAAACTACTGGAAAGTGGAGCAATACCTTGTGGTCTAGCTTCTAGAGATGTCCTCAGACTAGAAGTCTGCTACCCACTCTATGGACACGAATTAAATGATGAGCTAACTCCTCTCGACGCATCTTTAAAGTGGACTGTTAAATCTTCTAAAGATAAATTCATAGGGAAGGCTGCCCTTGAAGCTTCGACTCCGACAAAGAGACTCGTTAAACTAAGTCTTGAAAAAGGGATTCCAAGAGAGGGTTACAATATACTCAATATGGATGACCAAGTAATAGGTGTTATTACTTCTGGAACAATGTCGGTAGAGCTCTCCAAAGGGATTGCGCTAGGTCTTGTAGACAGTGACAAGTTTCCAAAAGATAAGAAGTTTAAAATTAATATTAGAAAGAATAATATAGAAGCAAACTATCATACAAAAGCATTTGTTACAGGAGGACACAAGTAA
- the gcvH gene encoding glycine cleavage system protein GcvH → MSHNIPKELKYTTDHEWAQLEGDIVSVGITDFAQSALGDIVFVELPEVGDELSKEDSFGVVESIKSVSDLYAPLNGEVVEVNTELVDSPESCNESPYGSWMIKLKVSSSDEFNSLMSPEAYQEHCESL, encoded by the coding sequence ATGTCTCACAACATCCCTAAAGAATTAAAATACACAACTGATCACGAATGGGCCCAACTAGAAGGAGATATTGTCTCTGTGGGGATTACCGACTTTGCACAATCTGCACTTGGAGATATTGTCTTCGTTGAGCTACCAGAAGTTGGTGATGAGCTTTCAAAAGAAGATTCTTTTGGAGTTGTTGAATCTATAAAGTCTGTCAGTGATTTATATGCCCCATTAAACGGCGAAGTAGTAGAAGTTAATACTGAACTTGTTGATTCTCCTGAGTCTTGCAACGAATCTCCGTATGGATCTTGGATGATTAAACTTAAGGTCAGCTCTTCTGATGAGTTCAACTCTCTTATGAGTCCAGAAGCTTACCAAGAACACTGCGAAAGCCTTTAA
- a CDS encoding energy transducer TonB, translating into MRREDSNLEQEKKQFKKFAILSIVFSVFLHVGFLVSHVDWSTTKKMTVENKKPKKVRLIFKTKSKQPKQIVNTELKKSKETPVKAKFLGKQDQRVERETKAALNGSFKSAGFGVRTGAKEVQTSVEKSSQGKIKKVTKNPTKKKMAKTKKPKKIKFEDLSLGNLALTQPTTANSPALGTKSGSKKLKGLASNNDFMEDIPLADMTRLNTVEYKYYGFYFRIRQKLEQHWGDSLRKQAEKMWKSGRRLASDINKVTSLRITIDQQGNIIEVKVKSTSGVNELDTAAIESFNRAGPFPNPPAGLIKNGRAQIEWGFVVKS; encoded by the coding sequence ATGAGAAGAGAAGACTCAAATTTAGAACAAGAGAAAAAGCAATTTAAGAAATTTGCTATTCTCTCAATTGTTTTTTCAGTTTTCCTCCATGTGGGGTTTCTTGTCTCTCATGTAGATTGGTCAACAACGAAGAAAATGACAGTTGAAAATAAGAAGCCAAAAAAGGTTCGTCTTATTTTTAAAACCAAGTCTAAGCAACCAAAGCAAATTGTTAATACCGAACTTAAAAAAAGTAAGGAAACTCCTGTGAAGGCCAAATTCCTTGGTAAGCAAGATCAAAGAGTCGAGCGAGAGACAAAGGCAGCTCTCAATGGAAGCTTTAAGTCAGCAGGCTTTGGTGTTAGAACTGGTGCTAAAGAAGTACAGACGTCTGTTGAGAAGTCGAGTCAAGGGAAGATTAAAAAGGTCACGAAAAATCCAACAAAGAAGAAGATGGCCAAGACAAAGAAGCCTAAGAAGATTAAGTTTGAAGATTTATCTCTTGGAAACTTAGCTCTTACACAGCCAACAACTGCGAATTCTCCCGCCCTTGGAACTAAGAGTGGAAGTAAGAAGTTAAAAGGACTGGCCAGCAATAATGACTTTATGGAGGATATTCCTCTTGCGGATATGACGAGACTTAATACTGTCGAGTATAAGTACTATGGTTTCTATTTTAGAATAAGACAAAAGTTAGAGCAGCACTGGGGAGACTCTCTCCGTAAGCAGGCTGAGAAGATGTGGAAGTCTGGAAGAAGACTTGCTAGTGACATTAATAAAGTAACCTCTCTAAGAATAACTATTGATCAGCAGGGCAATATCATAGAAGTGAAAGTTAAGAGCACGAGTGGTGTTAATGAGCTAGACACAGCTGCAATAGAGTCATTTAATAGAGCAGGACCATTTCCTAATCCACCAGCTGGATTAATTAAAAATGGTCGCGCACAAATTGAATGGGGATTTGTTGTAAAGTCGTAA
- a CDS encoding PBP1A family penicillin-binding protein has translation MKKILLRLTGFVLGSAILGGLIVVLVVAYFSFGLPKISSLADYNPAIPSQILAKDGTVLTEIGKETRYIAQMDEIPKRVINAFLSAEDDNFYEHKGVDYLGVLRAFIANLKAGKVVQGGSTITQQVAKSLLLSRERSISRKIKDFLLAQRIEEKFTKEEILFLYLNQVYLGGGYYGVKAAFQGYFGKELTEASIAESAIVAGLLVAPGKYSPYINPQYAKKRQGYVLGRMYATGKITEEEYKSALAEKIKFRIRKNSEFKAGYLTDWVRQRVVEAVGNDRFLTDGFKVQTTIDYDLQVVAEREVYKGVKEIDKRQGFKGPLRSLETEDLVKELLQKQRKELHEEKSMYFTLNEDLSRKYESEVSEEITEAREKYRLNFFGKLKSKRYFPGNIKEDPIISLLDTKKMYEAVVRRIDNRSRIIYVSYAGLNGFISYEGFRWAHERNISEERHFYPYVTNPSSILKVGDVINVTIQSKSTEISRHFWKAFQSTFKSSKDYNLVRQERYVHFSLDQEPEAEGALVSLDPKTGEIIALVGGANFEKSQFDRAIQSHRQPGSSFKPILFAAGLENGFTPASTLMDSPEALGGVDSSLNWKPRNYDGKFKGPMTFRNSLETSRNIPTIRLASDIGVDKILEFTKRIGFKAKLDEDLSLALGSFGVTLMDIVATYAIFPNGGKIVKPKSILSVTDRFGKNYEISETDAPVEPEVPELKAEEVLANNTLGTEEEAAEEKVEENPYLLALGGDQVYDPRLAYIMNNLLRGVVQHGTGRNVRDISAFLGGKTGTTNNYVDAWFLGFSSNIVTGVWTGFDNNKTLGWGETGAKSALPIWKEFMRAGIKKKGEYDFQAPLGVVNVLIDKETGKLAKPSSANNFLETFVEGSEPGSKKVEDVEKLKSEDSSQFLEEDDYYNNQ, from the coding sequence ATGAAAAAAATACTTTTGAGATTAACAGGATTTGTTTTAGGCTCTGCTATTTTGGGGGGGCTCATTGTCGTTCTTGTAGTTGCTTACTTTTCTTTTGGACTACCTAAAATTTCTTCTTTAGCTGACTATAATCCAGCAATTCCAAGTCAAATTCTTGCTAAGGATGGAACAGTTTTAACAGAGATAGGAAAAGAGACAAGATATATTGCTCAAATGGACGAAATACCAAAGAGAGTTATAAATGCTTTCTTGTCAGCAGAAGATGATAATTTCTATGAACATAAAGGTGTTGATTACCTAGGTGTTCTTAGGGCCTTCATTGCAAATCTAAAAGCTGGAAAAGTTGTTCAGGGTGGATCAACAATTACTCAGCAAGTTGCAAAATCTCTTCTTCTTAGCAGAGAGAGATCAATAAGTAGGAAAATTAAAGACTTTCTCTTGGCCCAGAGAATCGAAGAAAAGTTTACGAAAGAAGAAATTCTCTTTCTTTACTTAAATCAAGTTTACCTTGGTGGTGGATACTATGGAGTAAAAGCGGCGTTTCAAGGATACTTTGGAAAAGAGCTTACCGAGGCTTCTATTGCTGAAAGTGCTATCGTAGCGGGACTTCTTGTCGCTCCGGGAAAATACTCACCTTATATAAATCCACAATATGCCAAAAAGAGACAAGGCTATGTTCTTGGGAGAATGTATGCGACGGGAAAAATTACGGAAGAAGAGTATAAGAGTGCTCTAGCTGAAAAAATTAAATTTAGAATAAGAAAGAATAGTGAATTTAAGGCAGGTTACTTAACTGACTGGGTTAGGCAGAGAGTTGTTGAGGCCGTGGGGAATGATAGATTTTTAACAGATGGATTTAAAGTGCAAACAACTATTGATTACGATCTTCAAGTTGTTGCGGAGAGAGAAGTCTATAAAGGTGTTAAAGAAATTGATAAGAGACAAGGGTTTAAGGGGCCATTAAGGTCGCTAGAAACAGAAGACTTGGTAAAGGAGCTTTTACAAAAACAGAGAAAAGAGCTGCATGAAGAGAAGTCAATGTACTTCACTTTAAATGAAGACTTATCAAGAAAGTACGAATCAGAAGTTAGTGAAGAGATTACAGAGGCTAGAGAGAAGTATCGTTTAAACTTCTTTGGGAAATTGAAGAGTAAGAGATATTTTCCTGGAAATATTAAAGAAGACCCAATCATATCTTTATTAGACACTAAGAAAATGTATGAAGCGGTAGTTCGAAGGATTGATAATAGATCACGAATTATCTATGTTTCTTACGCAGGCTTGAATGGATTTATTTCGTATGAAGGCTTTAGATGGGCCCATGAGAGAAATATTTCAGAAGAGAGACACTTCTATCCTTACGTGACGAATCCTTCGAGTATTTTAAAAGTTGGAGATGTTATTAATGTTACAATTCAAAGTAAATCGACAGAGATAAGTAGACATTTTTGGAAAGCTTTTCAAAGTACGTTTAAATCTTCAAAGGATTATAATCTCGTAAGACAAGAGAGATATGTCCACTTCTCATTAGATCAAGAGCCTGAAGCCGAAGGAGCACTTGTTTCCCTTGATCCTAAGACCGGAGAAATCATCGCCTTGGTTGGGGGGGCTAATTTCGAAAAGTCTCAATTCGATCGCGCCATTCAGTCTCACAGACAACCTGGTTCATCTTTTAAGCCAATTTTATTTGCTGCGGGACTTGAAAATGGTTTTACACCAGCAAGTACTTTGATGGATTCACCGGAAGCACTTGGAGGAGTAGATTCATCTTTAAATTGGAAACCAAGAAATTATGATGGAAAATTTAAAGGGCCAATGACTTTTAGAAACTCTCTTGAAACTTCTCGAAATATTCCAACGATTAGGCTCGCTTCTGATATTGGTGTAGATAAAATTTTAGAATTTACAAAGAGAATAGGTTTTAAAGCAAAGCTCGACGAAGACTTAAGTCTAGCTCTTGGGTCTTTTGGTGTGACCTTAATGGATATTGTTGCGACCTATGCGATTTTTCCAAATGGAGGAAAGATTGTAAAACCTAAGTCAATACTTTCTGTAACGGATAGGTTTGGAAAGAATTATGAAATTAGTGAAACAGATGCCCCTGTAGAACCTGAGGTTCCAGAACTTAAGGCCGAAGAAGTTCTGGCAAATAATACGCTAGGAACTGAGGAAGAAGCAGCGGAGGAGAAGGTAGAGGAGAATCCATACCTCTTGGCCCTCGGGGGGGATCAGGTTTATGATCCGAGGTTGGCCTATATAATGAATAATCTTTTAAGAGGAGTTGTTCAGCATGGAACAGGGAGGAATGTGAGAGATATAAGCGCATTTCTCGGTGGAAAGACTGGAACAACAAATAATTATGTAGACGCATGGTTTTTAGGCTTTTCGTCTAATATTGTTACTGGCGTTTGGACAGGTTTTGATAATAATAAAACTCTAGGATGGGGAGAGACTGGGGCTAAGTCTGCACTTCCAATTTGGAAAGAGTTTATGCGTGCAGGAATTAAAAAGAAGGGGGAGTATGACTTTCAAGCTCCTCTAGGCGTTGTAAATGTCTTAATTGATAAAGAGACTGGGAAGTTGGCGAAGCCATCTAGTGCTAATAATTTTCTCGAAACCTTTGTAGAAGGGTCTGAACCAGGCTCTAAAAAGGTAGAGGATGTTGAAAAATTAAAGTCCGAGGATTCTTCTCAATTTCTCGAAGAAGATGATTATTATAATAATCAATAA